Proteins encoded by one window of Anopheles maculipalpis chromosome 2RL, idAnoMacuDA_375_x, whole genome shotgun sequence:
- the LOC126564855 gene encoding ATP synthase subunit C lysine N-methyltransferase → MSTIELEKQSSSAGPVFDGQSRQKGTSLSGKILIGVTGGIAVGLSIVCYPFVAPALRRHCLPFVPATPNQIRNVLSFVKPSAGGSRLLDIGSGDGRIVIAAARSLPSVKADGVELNPWLVYYSRLAALRNGVFSRTSFFRKDLWKFSLAPYDHIVIFGVEQMMEDLEKKILSEAAPGTTVIACRFPFPSLKTVDRIEEGIDSVWLYRPVASNKDQSKSS, encoded by the exons ATGTCAACAATCGAGCTGGAAAAGCAAAGTTCCTCCGCCGGTCCGGTTTTTGATGGCCAAAGCCGGCAAAAAGGCACCTCGTTGTCGGGGAAAATTCTTATCGGAGTAACCG GTGGTATCGCGGTTGGTCTTTCCATCGTCTGCTATCCGTTCGTAGCTCCGGCACTACGACGCCACTGTTTACCATTTGTTCCGGCCACCCCGAACCAAATCCGTAATGTGCTTTCTTTCGTAAAACCTTCGGCGGGCGGAAGCAGATTGCTGGACATCGGATCCGGCGATGGTCGAATTGTGATTGCGGCGGCACGTTCACTTCCTTCGGTCAAGGCGGACGGAGTGGAACTTAACCCGTGGCTCGTTTACTACTCACGACTGGCCGCGTTACGGAATGGAGTGTTTAGTAGAACCAGTTTCTTCCGGAAAGATCTGTGGAAGTTTAGTCTAGCCCCGTACGATCATATCGTGATATTTGGCGTAGAGCAAATG ATGGAGgatttggaaaagaaaatcctttCAGAAGCAGCACCGGGCACTACTGTAATTGCTTgccgttttccatttccctcGCTAAAGACGGTGGATCGGATAGAGGAGGGCATTGATTCGGTATGGTTATATCGACCGGTTGCCAGCAACAAAGACCAATCAAAGAGTAGCTAA
- the LOC126558833 gene encoding uncharacterized protein LOC126558833, whose translation MKPFIVIRKHENQDNVALQRLIREFVMSGAWEAFVSCLFREITLQLIVLGWALMFIFFGIPLYMCALAIPCVIVLIWFTVYGSYYNKSTELALRPNKLCWVAEIYEPLLATNAKQQAANVKRCYTDRPGSEEQQELGKMRKNIIGTISCRNHLAMDNAGFITRLAVSPKYGLSPVTEFLILRVLQHASDSQLYAIETVTSECDQDVREIYLKIGFNIRQVYHKQIIGNTLKVMKSQLGIDLHEWHQCREEINVEVPVE comes from the exons ATGAAACCGTTCATCGTGATTCGCAAGCATGAAAATCAAGACAATGTGGCGTTACAGCGGCTTATACGAGAGTTCGTGATGTCCGGCGCTTGGGAAGCGTTTGTTTCGTGTTTATTCAGAGAG ATCACCCTGCAGCTGATCGTGCTCGGTTGGGCACTGATGTTTATCTTCTTCGGTATTCCCCTCTATATGTGCGCATTGGCCATACCGTGCGTCATAGTGCTGATATGGTTTACCGTGTATGGTAGCTACTACAACAAATCTACCGAACTCGCTCTGCGTCCAAACAAATTATGCTGGGTGGCAGAAATTTACGAACCACTGCTGGCAACGAACGCGAAGCAGCAGGCCGCCAACGTCAAACGATGCTATACCGACCGACCGGGGTCTGAGGAGCAGCAGGAGTTGGGAAAGATGCGGAAGAACATAATCGGCACAATTAGTTGCCGTAACCATCTGGCAATGGACAATGCGGGGTTTATTACACGGTTAGCTGTTAGCCCAAAGTATGGGCTATCACCGGTGACCGAGTTCCTAATTCTGCGGGTATTACAGCACGCTTCGGACAGTCAACTGTATGCTATCGAAACGGTCACTTCGGAATGTGATCAGGATGTGCGGGAAATTTATCTTAAAATTGGATTCAACATACGACAGGTTTACCACAAACAGATTATAGGCAATACGTTGAAGGTGATGAAATCTCAGCTTGGCATCGATCTGCACGAATGGCATCAATGTCGGGAGGAAATTAACGTCGAAGTACCGGTAGAGTAA